CTTTCGATTCAAGGGTGTCGCCTCGGTGGATCGTTGAACCGACGACAACCTACAAATCGATTGACGCGGGTCAAAGATTCACGCGGCTGTAAGGCCGCTTCGGCCCGACTTCCCGAGTGTTGCTTTGTGCTATCCTGCGCAGGCTACGTCGTCCAGGTTTGTATCCCAGCAGGACGGAGTGCCCCCGTTGAAATTGGTCGACGTGATTGAACCGGCGCGCGTCACAGCATCCCACATTACGAGATGTGATCTACTCTGCGACTGTTCGGTCCACTCGAACTCGCGCACCGACCCATCGGCTCGATACTCGACAGAGTCGCCGACGTTGTCGAACGGGCCGCCAACAACCGTAAACAGAATGCTCTTGGTGTCCTGGTCGGTAACCTCGAAATCGGCTCGCAGCACATTAGTACTCGTACCCTCGTACTCGTAGAAGAGCTGCCAGGAGCCGGACTTCCCGTTCAACGCTGTCTGGGCGCGATAGAGTTCAAACTCGGCAAGGACGGTCTCGCCTTCCGTAAGCGAGACATTCATCGACCAATCGAGGCCGTCGGCGCCCGGAGTTGCGTAGAGCGTAAAGCCGATCGTCCCGCCTTCACCCGTCGCTGTTGACGACCATATCCACTCGTCGTCGTATACCGGATCGGCTTGAACCGCGGCAGCCGTGACGAGCGTCGGGATGATCAAGTTCGCCGAAATGATGGTCGATACCGGCCAGACGCGGAGCGCGGCGGCGGCAAAGTTCGGTCCGGCCTGGACTTTCGGTGAAGCACCAAAAATGTTGGTGTCGATTGAGAAGGCGTCCGCCGAGAGCACGGGTGGTGCAGCGTCCTCGAAGGAGTCGGTATTATTTGAGTCGCACCCGGACGTTAGTAGAACGGCGGCTACGACCATGGGAGCAAGTCTTCGATACAGCATCGATCTGGTACGGAATGGTGGAACTCGAATACATAATCGGCCGATTGGGGCCAACGTTTTAGAAATGACGGCGGGATCACGACACGTACCTGGCGGCTGCAACGAACCAGGCAAGAACACTTTGCTACTGCCACTCGGTTAGCTAAGTTTCGGCTCCAAAATCGCGCTAGACCCTGATTCACCGACATGCTCAAAGCCATTTTCAACCGGCGCTACGTTCCCCACACGATCGCGGTTCTTCTCGTCGTTGTTTCGCTACTCGTGATCGCGATTCCGCCCGAGGCCAGGCTGGGGTCCATCATCAGGATTGTCCTGCTTCACGGTGCGCTTGCGCGCGCCGGACTCGTCATTTTTGCGGTTGCCGGGGTACTTGGGATCGGATTACTGATCCGGCCCGGTGACCGGCTCGGGTCGTGGACCGTAGCAACGCAGCAGACGGCGTTTGCCGTGTGGCTCGCGGCGGCTCTGACGAGCACGGTAGCCACCTATCTGTCGTGGGGAATGTTTATAGCCTGGGCCGAGCCCAGAACGCAGGGGACGGCAAAGATTCTTGTTCTCTGCCTCGTCCTCCTGCTTCTGGTGCTCTGGATCAAGCAGCACCGCTTCACCGGTCTGGTGAATGCCGTGCTCGCCGTGTTCGCGTGGCTGACGGTGATGCAGGCAACCAGCGTGCAGCATCCTGAAAACCCCGTCGGCAGCTCTCCGTCGATCGTGTTTCAGGTCATCTTCGTCGCGCTTGTTGGCGTTCTGATTCTGACCGCGCTGCAGTTCACGCGCTGGATACACCGACCCCGGTCGGTCTCAACGGCAGTCTGACCCTCACGGTCTCCGCTATTTACCGAATAGCGACCCGAGGGCTCCGGCGCCAAGCTTGGCGAGGTCGTCGACAATGCTCCCGTCGTCGTCGCTGTCAAGCATACCGAGCAACCCGCCGGCACCCGTCTGAGGAAGCTTCTGTTCGACTGTCTGTCGCTCGCTATCCAGCATCCCGGCGAGTCCCGAAGCGTCGAGGCCCTTCTCTTTCTTCACCTTGCCCAGCGCTCCCATAACGATGGGTGCGAGAGTAGCGAGAAGCTTGCCCGCCTGTGCAGAGTCAAGTCCGCTCGCTTTGCCGACACCCTGCTCAACGGCCGACTGCTTGGAACCCAGCAGGTGACCGAGAATCCCTGCTCCATCGAGAGATTTTGCCGGCGCCGAGGATCCGCCGCCAAGCAAACTGCCGGCAGCACCGATAAGACTTCCCAATCCGCCAGACGAACTCTTGTCACCACCACCCAGCAGACCACCGAGTCCTCCCGCTGCACCGAGCAGGCCGCCAAGGTTGTCCAGGATGGACCCGTCGTGATCTCTTTCAAGCGCGTTTGCCAGACTGGCCGCACCATCTGGTGACGATGCATTCTTCGCCAGGGCGCCGAGGAGCACTGGAAGGGCCGCTCCGACCGCCTTCTGCGTCTTGTCTTGATCTCCTCCGAGTGCACCGCTGAGTTGCTGGAGGGCACCCGACCCAAGCTGCTGGGTGACGAGATCTAGTAATCCTGACATGAAAACTCTCCGCGCCAGAACAGGCGCTCAAATGTGTATCTTTAAAGGGGAAATGTCGCCCGAAAGGGCGGGACGTTGAAGGTATGCCGCACAGTCCAACGAAGCAAAGACCTGAACTCATTCACGAGGACGGCCAGATACTGGTCGCAATCAAGCCTCCAGGACTGCATTCTGTTCCGGACCGTTACGATCCGGCACAACCGAGTCTCTCCGTGATCCTCGGACG
Above is a genomic segment from Rhodothermales bacterium containing:
- a CDS encoding DUF937 domain-containing protein encodes the protein MSGLLDLVTQQLGSGALQQLSGALGGDQDKTQKAVGAALPVLLGALAKNASSPDGAASLANALERDHDGSILDNLGGLLGAAGGLGGLLGGGDKSSSGGLGSLIGAAGSLLGGGSSAPAKSLDGAGILGHLLGSKQSAVEQGVGKASGLDSAQAGKLLATLAPIVMGALGKVKKEKGLDASGLAGMLDSERQTVEQKLPQTGAGGLLGMLDSDDDGSIVDDLAKLGAGALGSLFGK